One genomic window of Bacillus mycoides includes the following:
- a CDS encoding TetR/AcrR family transcriptional regulator, whose product MRDSNLDLRVIRTKTAIRNALVELIEEKGFDAITVKDITTKANINRGTFYAHYQDKFDLMTKCQEEIMYEFSSIAKQKFPEVIAELGSNPSPTTPFVLITSILEFLNENSDFMKAVLSPKGDLSFQTKLKDFMWKTLFEDTNGALINKEHLLVPSQYLASYMASAHIGVIQQWLNNGQKETPEEIARILSTIAVHGPFYAAGLKK is encoded by the coding sequence TTGCGCGATAGTAATTTAGATTTACGTGTTATTCGTACGAAAACTGCCATACGAAATGCATTGGTGGAGTTAATTGAGGAAAAAGGTTTTGACGCCATTACAGTGAAAGATATTACTACGAAAGCAAACATAAACCGTGGTACTTTTTATGCACACTATCAAGATAAATTTGATTTAATGACAAAATGCCAAGAAGAAATTATGTATGAGTTTTCTAGCATCGCCAAACAGAAATTTCCGGAAGTTATTGCTGAACTTGGATCAAATCCTTCTCCAACAACGCCGTTTGTACTTATCACTTCTATCCTTGAATTTCTAAATGAAAATAGTGATTTTATGAAAGCTGTACTAAGCCCAAAAGGAGATTTATCTTTCCAAACAAAATTGAAAGACTTTATGTGGAAAACACTATTTGAAGATACGAATGGCGCTCTTATTAATAAGGAACATTTACTCGTTCCAAGCCAATACTTAGCTTCTTATATGGCATCTGCTCATATAGGTGTCATTCAGCAATGGTTAAATAATGGACAAAAAGAAACACCTGAGGAAATTGCTCGTATTTTATCAACAATCGCAGTTCATGGACCTTTTTATGCAGCTGGCTTAAAAAAATAA
- a CDS encoding immune inhibitor A domain-containing protein, whose amino-acid sequence MKKKPFKVLSTLAATAVLSCTFGFGSQSVYAATPPNVGALSPIDENLIPEERLADALKKRGVISESTSKADTLKAVEKYVEKKKGENAGKEPAAGDSVTREASDFLKKVKDAKADTKAKADQPVSGPVAGQEPVKGGLNGKVPTNSAKQKQYNGDVRKDKVLVLLVEFADFKHNNIDQVPGYMYSNDFNPEHYQKMLFGNEPFTLFDGSKVPTFKQYYEEQSGGSYTVDGTVTKWLTVPGTAADYGADAGDGGHDNKGPKGPRDFVKEALNAAVESGIDLSEFDQYDQYDNNGDGNKNESDGLIDHLMVIHAGVGQDGGGGRLGDDAIWSHRWNLGTPYPIEGTKAKVDNWGGKMAAYDYTIEPEDGAVGVFAHEFGHDLGLPDEYDTKYSGAGEPINSWSVMSGGSWAGKIAGSTPPSFSPQNKEFFQKNMGGNWANIVEVDYDKLNRGIGLATYLDQSVTKSARPGLIRVNLPDKDVKGIQPAFGKKYYYSTKGDDIHTTIETPVFDLTNATLAKFDYKSLYEIETGYDFLEVHAVTEDDKKTLVDRIGEKNVKNGLDTTDGKWVDKSYDLSQFKGQKVKLVFEYITDGGLAPNGFTLDNATLTVDGNVVFSDDAEGEAKLKLNGFVTANGFDKKKHNYYLEWRNHAGADQALKYSSGVPYNTGLVVWYADSSFTDNWVGMHPGEGFLGVVDSHPEAIVGTLNGKPTVKNSTRYQIADAAFSFNQTPAWKVVSPTRGTYDYKGLPGVTKFDDSKSYMNDLIPDAGRKLPKLGLKFEVVGQADDNTAGAVRLYR is encoded by the coding sequence ATGAAGAAAAAGCCTTTTAAAGTGCTGTCTACGCTTGCGGCGACAGCTGTGCTTAGTTGCACATTTGGATTTGGTAGTCAATCTGTTTATGCGGCAACGCCGCCTAATGTAGGAGCTTTAAGTCCAATTGATGAAAATTTAATTCCAGAGGAGCGTTTAGCAGATGCGCTCAAGAAACGCGGTGTAATTAGTGAATCTACGTCGAAAGCAGACACATTAAAAGCTGTTGAAAAATACGTAGAGAAGAAAAAAGGCGAAAATGCTGGAAAAGAACCAGCAGCGGGGGACAGTGTTACGAGAGAAGCTTCTGACTTTTTAAAAAAAGTTAAAGATGCAAAAGCAGATACGAAAGCAAAAGCTGATCAACCTGTTAGTGGCCCGGTAGCTGGACAAGAGCCGGTTAAAGGGGGATTAAACGGCAAAGTACCAACTAATTCAGCGAAGCAAAAACAATATAACGGTGATGTTCGTAAAGATAAAGTTCTTGTATTGCTAGTAGAGTTTGCTGACTTTAAGCACAACAATATTGATCAAGTACCAGGTTATATGTATTCAAATGATTTTAATCCAGAACATTATCAAAAAATGTTATTTGGTAATGAGCCGTTTACACTCTTTGATGGTTCAAAAGTCCCAACATTTAAACAATATTATGAAGAGCAATCTGGTGGTAGTTATACAGTCGATGGGACAGTAACAAAGTGGTTGACAGTTCCAGGTACAGCAGCGGATTATGGTGCAGATGCAGGAGATGGCGGTCATGATAATAAAGGACCAAAAGGACCTCGTGATTTTGTAAAAGAGGCATTAAATGCAGCTGTAGAAAGTGGTATTGATTTATCTGAATTTGACCAATACGATCAATATGACAATAATGGTGATGGCAATAAAAACGAATCAGATGGTCTTATTGATCACTTAATGGTTATTCACGCTGGAGTTGGGCAAGATGGAGGCGGCGGTAGACTAGGTGATGATGCAATTTGGTCACATCGCTGGAACCTTGGAACACCATATCCAATTGAAGGAACAAAAGCAAAGGTTGATAACTGGGGCGGCAAAATGGCAGCATACGATTACACAATTGAGCCAGAAGACGGAGCAGTTGGTGTATTCGCACATGAATTTGGTCATGATTTAGGTCTTCCAGATGAGTATGATACGAAGTATTCAGGAGCAGGTGAGCCAATTAACTCTTGGTCTGTTATGAGTGGCGGCAGCTGGGCTGGTAAAATTGCAGGTTCAACGCCACCAAGTTTCTCTCCACAAAACAAAGAGTTCTTTCAAAAGAATATGGGTGGAAACTGGGCAAATATTGTAGAGGTTGACTATGATAAATTAAATCGCGGTATCGGTCTTGCGACGTACTTAGATCAAAGTGTAACGAAATCAGCTCGTCCTGGTCTGATTCGCGTTAACTTACCAGATAAAGATGTAAAAGGTATTCAGCCTGCATTCGGTAAGAAATATTACTATAGTACAAAAGGCGATGATATTCATACAACAATAGAAACACCAGTGTTTGATTTAACAAATGCAACACTGGCGAAGTTTGATTACAAATCATTGTATGAAATTGAAACAGGTTATGACTTCCTTGAAGTACATGCAGTGACAGAGGATGATAAGAAAACGTTAGTGGATCGAATTGGCGAAAAGAATGTGAAAAATGGTCTAGACACAACGGATGGTAAATGGGTAGATAAGTCATATGACTTAAGCCAATTTAAAGGTCAAAAAGTAAAACTAGTATTCGAATACATTACAGATGGTGGTTTAGCACCGAACGGTTTTACTCTTGATAACGCTACATTAACTGTAGATGGAAATGTTGTGTTCTCTGATGATGCAGAAGGCGAAGCGAAATTAAAATTAAATGGTTTCGTTACAGCAAACGGTTTTGATAAGAAGAAACATAACTACTATTTAGAGTGGAGAAACCACGCTGGTGCTGATCAAGCGTTAAAATATAGCAGTGGTGTACCGTATAATACAGGTCTTGTTGTATGGTATGCAGACTCTAGCTTTACAGATAATTGGGTTGGTATGCATCCAGGCGAAGGTTTCTTAGGGGTTGTTGACTCTCACCCAGAGGCAATTGTTGGAACGCTAAACGGCAAACCAACTGTTAAAAATAGTACACGATACCAAATCGCAGATGCTGCGTTCTCCTTTAACCAAACGCCAGCATGGAAAGTTGTATCTCCAACACGCGGAACATATGATTACAAAGGGTTACCAGGTGTAACGAAGTTTGATGATTCTAAATCGTATATGAACGATTTAATCCCAGATGCAGGACGTAAATTACCGAAGCTTGGATTGAAATTTGAAGTAGTTGGACAAGCAGATGATAATACTGCAGGTGCAGTTCGTTTATATCGTTAA
- the ppsA gene encoding phosphoenolpyruvate synthase — translation MSSFVLDFQEIEKTQLSLVGGKGLNLGELSNIQGIQVPEGFCVTTIGYEKAIEQNEAFQALLSQLAMLKIEDRAQIAEISKKIRETIMEVEIPFDVVEAVAHYLSRFGNEHAYAVRSSATAEDLPYASFAGQQDTYLNIIGKEAILQHVRKCWASLFTDRAVIYRMQNGFEHSQVSICVVVQRMVFPQASGILFTADPITCNRKVLSIDASFGLGEALVSGLVSADNYKVKEGEIAEKMIATKKLAIYAFKEGGTETKQINLAQQKIQTLTEQQIVQLAQIGRQIEAYFGCPQDIEWCLVNDTFYIVQSRPITTLYPIPEANDQENHVYVSVGHQQMMTDPLKPLGMSLFQLTSFGPRFQAGGRLFVDVAQRLASPASRELLLNTIGNSEPLIKDALTTVIERDNFIKLLPDDEKEKSLGKSMPPASSQPQIESDPAIVMDLIKNSQASIEELKQNIQTKSGLDVLDFILEDIQQLKKILFHPQSMAVLMAGMNASSWINEKMEQWLGEKNVADTLSQSVQNNITSEMGLALLDVADVIRPYPEVIAYLQHIEDDSFLDELVKFEGGDKAQDAIYAFLNKYGMRCSGEIDITKTRWSEKPTTIIPMILNNIRDFETGASKRKFEAGLQEALKKEEELLERLQHLPDGKQKIEETKRMISNIRNFIGYREYPKYGMINRYFIYKQAILKEAEQLLQNNVIHEIEDIYYLTLEELHEVVRTNKLDYKVINNRKNEFKLYEKLTPPRVITSDGEIITGKYKRENLPAEAIVGLPVSSGVIEGRARVILNMEDANLEDGDILVTAFTDPGWTPLFVSIKGLVTEVGGLMTHGAVIAREYGLPAVVGVENATKLIKDGQRIRVHGTEGYIEIL, via the coding sequence ATGAGTTCTTTCGTTCTCGATTTTCAGGAAATAGAAAAAACACAGCTTTCGCTCGTTGGCGGAAAAGGATTGAATTTAGGGGAATTATCAAATATTCAAGGGATACAAGTGCCAGAAGGGTTTTGTGTTACAACGATAGGGTATGAAAAAGCCATCGAACAAAATGAAGCGTTTCAAGCTTTGTTGAGTCAATTAGCAATGTTAAAAATTGAAGACCGGGCTCAAATTGCTGAAATCAGTAAGAAGATTAGAGAAACCATTATGGAAGTAGAAATCCCTTTTGATGTAGTGGAAGCGGTGGCTCATTATCTCTCTCGTTTTGGAAATGAACATGCTTATGCAGTGCGTTCTAGCGCTACTGCTGAAGATTTACCATATGCCTCATTTGCTGGTCAACAAGATACGTATTTAAATATCATCGGAAAAGAAGCAATCTTGCAGCATGTAAGAAAGTGCTGGGCTTCTTTATTTACAGATCGAGCAGTCATTTACCGCATGCAAAATGGTTTTGAACATAGCCAAGTTTCTATATGTGTTGTCGTTCAAAGAATGGTTTTCCCGCAGGCTTCGGGAATTTTATTTACTGCTGACCCGATTACTTGTAATCGAAAGGTGTTATCGATCGATGCCAGTTTTGGACTTGGCGAGGCATTAGTATCAGGACTGGTCTCTGCCGATAATTATAAAGTAAAAGAAGGCGAAATCGCCGAGAAGATGATCGCAACTAAAAAATTGGCTATCTATGCCTTCAAAGAGGGCGGAACAGAGACGAAACAAATCAATCTCGCTCAGCAAAAGATTCAAACGCTTACGGAACAACAAATAGTACAACTAGCACAGATTGGAAGACAGATCGAAGCTTATTTTGGCTGCCCACAAGATATTGAATGGTGTTTAGTTAATGACACATTTTATATTGTTCAAAGCAGGCCAATCACGACTTTATATCCAATTCCAGAAGCAAATGATCAGGAAAATCATGTGTATGTATCGGTTGGTCACCAACAAATGATGACCGATCCTTTGAAGCCGTTAGGAATGTCTTTATTCCAGTTAACATCCTTTGGACCGAGGTTTCAAGCTGGAGGAAGGCTGTTTGTTGATGTTGCACAAAGATTGGCGTCGCCTGCTAGTAGAGAACTTTTATTAAATACAATAGGGAACTCGGAGCCGCTTATTAAAGATGCATTAACGACTGTAATAGAGCGAGATAATTTTATCAAATTGTTACCGGATGATGAAAAAGAAAAGAGTCTTGGTAAAAGTATGCCACCTGCAAGTTCACAACCACAAATCGAAAGCGATCCGGCAATCGTTATGGATTTAATAAAGAATAGTCAAGCATCGATCGAAGAGTTAAAACAAAATATTCAAACGAAATCAGGGCTGGATGTACTTGATTTTATTTTAGAAGATATCCAGCAATTAAAGAAAATATTATTTCACCCGCAAAGTATGGCTGTCCTTATGGCAGGTATGAATGCTTCATCATGGATCAATGAAAAGATGGAGCAATGGCTAGGTGAAAAAAACGTAGCAGACACACTTTCACAATCTGTACAAAACAATATTACGTCGGAAATGGGTCTAGCATTATTGGATGTTGCAGATGTGATTCGGCCATATCCAGAAGTCATTGCGTATTTACAGCATATAGAAGATGACAGTTTTTTAGATGAGCTAGTTAAGTTTGAAGGCGGGGATAAAGCACAAGATGCAATCTATGCTTTTCTGAATAAATACGGAATGAGATGTAGCGGAGAAATCGATATCACAAAAACGCGCTGGAGTGAAAAGCCAACTACAATTATCCCGATGATTTTAAATAACATAAGAGATTTTGAAACTGGTGCTAGTAAACGGAAATTTGAAGCAGGGCTGCAGGAAGCTTTGAAAAAAGAAGAAGAGTTATTAGAGCGATTGCAGCACTTGCCGGATGGTAAACAAAAAATAGAAGAGACGAAGCGAATGATTAGTAACATCCGGAATTTTATCGGTTATCGTGAATATCCAAAGTACGGCATGATTAATCGCTATTTCATATATAAGCAGGCAATATTAAAAGAAGCCGAGCAACTCTTGCAAAATAACGTTATTCATGAAATAGAAGATATATACTATCTGACTTTGGAAGAACTTCACGAAGTTGTCCGTACAAATAAACTAGATTACAAAGTCATCAATAATCGGAAAAATGAGTTCAAATTATATGAAAAACTAACACCTCCACGTGTTATTACGTCTGATGGAGAAATCATTACAGGGAAGTATAAACGAGAAAACCTTCCGGCCGAAGCAATTGTAGGTCTACCTGTTTCTTCAGGAGTTATAGAGGGGAGAGCTCGCGTTATTTTAAATATGGAAGATGCGAATTTAGAAGATGGAGATATATTAGTTACAGCATTTACTGATCCTGGCTGGACACCGTTATTTGTGTCTATAAAAGGGTTAGTCACCGAAGTTGGCGGACTGATGACACATGGAGCAGTTATTGCACGTGAATATGGATTACCAGCAGTCGTCGGAGTAGAGAATGCTACAAAACTAATAAAAGACGGGCAACGAATTCGGGTACATGGAACAGAAGGGTATATTGAGATACTGTAG
- a CDS encoding RNA-guided endonuclease TnpB family protein — MSQTLTVKVKLIPTKGQIRLLEQSSHEYIKVINTLVSEMVEAKKSTKKSTKDIEANIPSAVKNQAIKDAKSLFATKVKKSHYKIIPILKRPVCVWNNQNYSFDPTYISIPLKVNGKSTRVKIRALLSDKNNRNLNLLKHKLGTLRIIKKSNKWIAQISVTLSINKRTGMKILGVDLGLKVPAVAITDDDKVRFFGNGRKNKYRKRKFRSVRKKFGKDKKVNAIRRLDDKEQRWMQDKDHKISRAIINFAIANRISVIRLEQLTNIRQTARTSRKNEKNLHTWSFYRLAQFIAYKATIAGIQIEYVNPAYTSQSCPKCAEKNKARDRKYKCPCGFKTHRDIVGAMNIRYATVIDGNSQSA; from the coding sequence ATGTCACAGACCCTAACAGTGAAAGTGAAATTGATTCCAACAAAAGGACAAATCCGTTTATTGGAACAAAGCAGTCACGAATATATCAAAGTTATAAATACACTTGTATCGGAAATGGTGGAAGCAAAGAAAAGTACGAAAAAAAGCACAAAAGATATTGAAGCAAATATCCCAAGTGCAGTGAAGAATCAAGCGATTAAAGACGCGAAAAGTTTGTTTGCTACAAAAGTAAAGAAAAGCCATTATAAAATCATCCCGATTCTAAAGAGACCTGTTTGTGTATGGAACAATCAAAATTATTCATTTGATCCTACTTATATTTCAATCCCATTGAAGGTAAATGGAAAATCGACTCGTGTAAAAATCCGAGCTTTATTAAGCGATAAAAACAATCGTAATCTGAATCTGTTAAAACATAAATTAGGTACACTTCGCATCATAAAAAAATCGAATAAGTGGATAGCCCAAATATCTGTCACACTTTCTATCAATAAAAGGACAGGAATGAAAATTTTAGGAGTGGACTTAGGTCTCAAGGTCCCCGCGGTAGCAATCACAGATGATGATAAGGTTCGTTTCTTTGGAAATGGTAGGAAAAACAAATATAGGAAGCGTAAGTTTCGTAGTGTTCGTAAGAAGTTCGGAAAAGACAAAAAAGTGAATGCCATTCGGCGATTGGATGATAAAGAGCAAAGATGGATGCAAGATAAAGATCATAAAATAAGTCGTGCAATTATTAATTTTGCGATTGCAAATCGTATTTCTGTCATTCGGTTAGAACAACTAACGAATATAAGACAGACGGCAAGAACAAGCCGTAAAAACGAAAAAAATCTACACACTTGGTCCTTCTATCGTTTGGCACAATTTATTGCCTATAAAGCAACGATAGCTGGTATTCAGATTGAATATGTGAATCCAGCTTATACAAGTCAAAGTTGTCCGAAATGTGCTGAAAAGAATAAGGCTCGAGATAGAAAATACAAGTGTCCATGTGGGTTTAAGACACATCGTGATATCGTTGGAGCGATGAATATTCGCTACGCAACTGTGATTGATGGTAACAGTCAATCAGCCTAA
- a CDS encoding SDR family NAD(P)-dependent oxidoreductase encodes MKYTVITGASSGIGYETALAFATRGKNLIIAARRTEELGKLKSKVAEINPDLDVVIRTVDLSVTANVYEFYESLQVYQIDTWINNAGFGNFASIGEQKLNKIETMLHLNIEALTVLSSLYVRDYADVEGTQIINISSGGGYRIVADAVTYCATKFYVSAFTEGLAQELKEKGAAMQAKVLAPAATETEFAKRSYDVDNFEYDNVVPKFHTAEQMAGFLLNLYDSEKVVGIVNGETYDFELRDPMYPYVMSIRN; translated from the coding sequence ATGAAATATACAGTTATTACAGGGGCTAGCTCAGGAATTGGATATGAAACCGCTCTTGCTTTTGCGACTCGTGGAAAAAACTTAATTATAGCAGCACGCAGAACGGAGGAATTAGGAAAGTTAAAGTCAAAAGTGGCTGAAATTAATCCAGACCTGGATGTTGTCATTCGAACCGTTGACTTATCTGTTACTGCAAATGTTTATGAATTCTATGAAAGTCTTCAGGTTTATCAAATCGACACCTGGATTAATAATGCTGGATTTGGAAACTTTGCTTCCATTGGGGAGCAAAAGTTAAATAAAATTGAGACGATGCTTCACTTGAATATTGAGGCTTTAACCGTTCTGTCCTCTCTTTATGTACGTGATTATGCAGATGTTGAAGGAACTCAAATTATCAATATATCTTCAGGAGGAGGATATAGGATTGTTGCCGATGCTGTGACTTACTGCGCGACAAAGTTCTATGTAAGTGCCTTTACAGAAGGTCTAGCACAAGAATTAAAAGAAAAAGGAGCGGCAATGCAAGCAAAAGTGTTGGCTCCTGCTGCTACAGAGACCGAATTTGCAAAACGGTCTTATGATGTTGATAATTTTGAATATGATAATGTTGTTCCTAAGTTCCATACAGCTGAACAAATGGCCGGTTTCTTACTCAATTTATATGATAGTGAGAAGGTGGTAGGAATTGTGAATGGAGAAACGTATGACTTTGAATTAAGAGATCCCATGTATCCATATGTGATGAGTATAAGAAACTAG
- a CDS encoding MerR family transcriptional regulator, protein MYTIGEVAKMLEISTYTLRYYEKEKIIIPVRNINGDRRYNDSHIKWLQFVIKLKETQMPIAKIKKYAALALEGEHTTTERLNLLEEHKHSIKEQIRTLKAADEMLEYKITTYKDFINKRD, encoded by the coding sequence ATGTACACTATTGGTGAAGTGGCTAAAATGTTAGAGATAAGTACATATACATTACGGTATTACGAAAAAGAAAAAATTATAATTCCTGTTCGTAACATTAACGGAGACAGACGATATAACGATTCACATATTAAATGGCTGCAATTTGTTATCAAGTTAAAAGAAACACAAATGCCAATTGCGAAAATAAAGAAGTATGCTGCATTAGCTTTGGAAGGAGAACATACCACGACAGAGCGTTTAAATCTTTTAGAAGAACATAAACACTCTATTAAGGAACAAATTAGAACGTTAAAAGCTGCGGATGAGATGCTTGAATATAAAATTACCACTTACAAAGATTTCATCAATAAACGAGATTAA
- a CDS encoding class I SAM-dependent methyltransferase: MKPLSFLSQYITNPRNVGAVLPSSKFLADKMVESINFKEAKYIVEYGPGTGVFTNKLLEKRSSNTTLLLVENNKEFYLLLKEKYKKEKNVFIVLGSAENIDEYLQGYCIPYADYIVSGLPFSSLPPNVSKKILVTTTKILKEGGNFITFQYTKFKKNFLNQFFNRIDVKRELRNVPPAYIFNCSIPKNSGE; this comes from the coding sequence ATGAAGCCTCTGTCTTTTTTATCTCAATATATAACGAATCCGAGAAACGTTGGTGCAGTACTTCCAAGTTCAAAGTTTCTTGCAGATAAAATGGTGGAAAGCATCAATTTTAAGGAAGCTAAATATATTGTTGAATATGGGCCAGGTACGGGTGTATTCACGAATAAATTGCTTGAAAAACGAAGTTCGAATACTACTCTTTTATTAGTGGAAAATAATAAAGAGTTTTATTTATTATTGAAAGAAAAATATAAAAAAGAGAAAAATGTATTCATTGTATTAGGGTCTGCGGAAAATATTGACGAGTATCTACAGGGCTATTGCATTCCTTATGCAGACTATATTGTTTCTGGTCTTCCTTTTTCTAGTTTACCCCCCAATGTTTCAAAAAAAATATTAGTAACTACCACCAAAATTTTAAAGGAAGGTGGGAATTTTATTACCTTTCAATATACTAAATTTAAAAAGAATTTTCTTAATCAGTTTTTTAATAGAATAGATGTGAAAAGGGAACTTAGAAATGTACCACCAGCTTATATCTTTAACTGTTCAATCCCAAAAAATAGTGGGGAATAA
- a CDS encoding DUF3994 domain-containing protein, which produces MKVKKLIGVAVPVALLLSGCVTVKESANKEEKTEETSKHKSSETKEKSTNSKEESKDVQKVRVLDEDYAQYLLDIEQDMLRRFDYYDASVRDLRNGSKSNAEVLDSIKDVYKVFDKIEKIAAPPKHKEDQKEIERATDKLRETFGEIEKLFNDKGFSLETDKEILDKANTKLEEAKRIWKPTFDKLRSEVSGGTTTDKPSSTTSSSSGSISASPTTGSQAQTDKSQAKTGVFVGTIGTSEELGISYGNMQKNIKDGTEIIGNWGIDYGSGVKTTLVLKGDKTFESYANGSYPNKDNYLTGTYTVDVPSFQLALKITKAVKDGQEVKLTNDSVMYKLQNYDGNTLQMYHMDDNVRIRYVKQ; this is translated from the coding sequence ATGAAAGTGAAGAAACTAATAGGTGTTGCAGTTCCAGTTGCATTATTATTAAGTGGTTGTGTTACAGTAAAAGAATCGGCAAATAAAGAAGAAAAGACAGAAGAAACAAGTAAACATAAGTCTTCTGAAACAAAAGAAAAATCAACTAACTCGAAAGAAGAAAGTAAAGATGTTCAAAAGGTTCGAGTTTTAGATGAAGATTATGCACAATATTTATTAGACATTGAACAGGATATGTTAAGACGATTTGATTACTATGATGCTTCGGTAAGAGATTTGAGAAACGGAAGTAAATCAAACGCTGAGGTATTAGATAGCATTAAAGACGTCTATAAAGTATTTGATAAGATAGAGAAGATTGCCGCACCGCCAAAACATAAAGAAGATCAAAAAGAGATTGAAAGAGCTACAGATAAATTAAGAGAAACATTCGGTGAAATAGAGAAGTTATTCAACGATAAAGGTTTCAGCTTAGAGACTGATAAGGAAATCTTAGATAAAGCAAATACAAAACTAGAGGAAGCAAAACGTATTTGGAAACCTACATTCGATAAGTTAAGATCCGAAGTAAGCGGTGGTACAACTACAGATAAACCTTCCAGTACAACAAGTAGTTCTAGTGGTTCTATATCAGCAAGCCCAACTACTGGTAGTCAGGCTCAGACAGATAAAAGTCAAGCTAAAACTGGCGTATTCGTAGGTACAATTGGTACATCTGAAGAGTTAGGAATTAGTTATGGAAACATGCAAAAGAACATAAAAGACGGTACTGAAATTATTGGTAATTGGGGTATTGATTACGGTAGTGGCGTAAAAACTACGTTAGTACTAAAAGGTGATAAGACATTTGAGTCTTATGCGAATGGTTCTTATCCGAATAAGGATAACTACTTAACAGGAACATATACAGTAGATGTTCCGTCATTCCAGTTAGCCTTAAAAATAACAAAAGCAGTTAAAGACGGTCAAGAAGTGAAGCTAACAAATGACAGTGTAATGTATAAACTACAAAACTACGATGGTAATACATTACAAATGTATCACATGGACGATAACGTTCGTATTCGATATGTAAAACAATAA
- a CDS encoding DUF7018 domain-containing (lipo)protein, translating into MKAKKLVSLALPVMLLSGCITIETDGKKAEPKKEETQKVEKESKTSEKESKSTDSKKEDSLSVAKGEGTNSSSSSSQPSSSSSSSTGKVTGSDVERYKSDIINSATQIEDTMKLIEGIAGSDVKSYKQKKSEVQLSLGGAKATATKLKNLQAPPELQGEQAKIKQSMELYADCFQLLFDALDQEDESKMHQSVSKAQEGSKLFEEAAKSIASKTN; encoded by the coding sequence ATGAAAGCAAAGAAATTAGTAAGTTTAGCGTTACCAGTTATGTTATTGAGTGGTTGTATTACAATTGAAACTGATGGTAAGAAAGCTGAACCAAAGAAAGAAGAAACGCAAAAGGTAGAGAAAGAGAGTAAGACTTCTGAAAAAGAGAGTAAGTCAACTGATAGCAAGAAAGAGGATAGCTTATCTGTAGCGAAAGGTGAGGGTACAAACAGTAGTTCATCAAGTAGTCAACCAAGCTCTTCTTCTAGTTCTTCAACTGGTAAGGTAACTGGTTCAGATGTTGAAAGGTACAAGTCAGATATCATAAACAGTGCTACTCAAATTGAAGATACAATGAAATTAATTGAAGGAATAGCAGGTTCAGACGTAAAGTCATACAAACAAAAGAAAAGTGAAGTACAACTGAGTTTAGGTGGAGCAAAGGCAACCGCAACGAAACTGAAGAATCTACAAGCACCTCCTGAGTTACAGGGAGAACAGGCGAAAATAAAGCAGTCAATGGAACTGTATGCGGATTGTTTCCAACTTCTCTTTGATGCATTAGACCAAGAAGACGAGAGTAAAATGCATCAATCCGTATCGAAAGCACAAGAAGGTTCAAAACTGTTTGAAGAAGCAGCAAAGAGTATCGCTAGTAAAACCAACTAA
- a CDS encoding class I SAM-dependent methyltransferase — protein sequence MAIKQDEIKVVVGAGAFNNNPGWIQTKEEELNLLVETTWEERFEHSSISAILAEHVWEHLTFEEGVKAAEICYKFLKTSGHIRCGVPDAFFPDETYQNIVQVGGPGPKDHPAASHKIVHNYKTLTEMFETAGFEVVLLEYCDENGQFYYNEWDANDGVIFRSKRYDSRNKGDKLGFPSLIVDAIKR from the coding sequence ATGGCAATAAAACAAGATGAAATTAAAGTAGTAGTTGGAGCTGGAGCATTTAACAATAATCCAGGTTGGATTCAAACTAAAGAAGAAGAGCTTAACTTATTAGTTGAAACGACATGGGAAGAAAGGTTTGAGCATAGTTCCATTTCAGCTATTTTAGCAGAGCATGTATGGGAACACCTTACTTTTGAAGAAGGGGTAAAAGCAGCTGAAATTTGTTATAAATTTTTAAAAACATCAGGTCATATTCGGTGCGGCGTCCCTGATGCATTTTTCCCAGATGAAACATACCAAAACATAGTTCAAGTAGGCGGACCTGGCCCGAAAGATCATCCAGCTGCAAGCCATAAAATCGTTCATAATTATAAAACATTAACGGAAATGTTTGAAACTGCTGGATTTGAAGTAGTTTTGCTGGAATATTGTGATGAAAATGGGCAATTTTATTACAATGAATGGGATGCGAATGATGGTGTTATCTTCCGTTCAAAAAGATATGATTCTAGAAATAAAGGAGACAAACTTGGTTTTCCATCGCTAATTGTTGATGCGATTAAACGATAA